A part of Aegilops tauschii subsp. strangulata cultivar AL8/78 chromosome 2, Aet v6.0, whole genome shotgun sequence genomic DNA contains:
- the LOC109783954 gene encoding uncharacterized protein isoform X8, translated as MGRSNHHISTSADGTTMYKEKRSKANCTCRKKNQARVKNTSSKEFIPGGSKLLMVCQISYFEFLIITRFKLPTIEPRLPLWSTNMLNSYVALNVLHGKSNEYSRLLIKHISYTIFSDSAFVELPEEMLRVY; from the exons ATGGGCCGATCGAATCATCACATCAGCACATCCGCAG ATGGAACAACGATGTACAAAGAAAAGAGAAGCAAAGCAAATTGTACATGCAGGAAAAAGAACCAAG CAAGAGTGAAAAACACAAGTAGCAAAGAGTTCATTCCTGGAGGAAGCAAGTTACTTATGGTG TGCCAGATATCCTACTTTGAGTTCCTCATAATAACTAGATTCAAGTTGCCAACCATTGAACCAAGACTCCCACTATGGTCAACAAACATGCTAAATTCATACGTGGCACTCAATGTGCTCCATGGCAAAAGCAATGAATATAGTAGACTACTG ATAAAGCACATCTCCTATACTATATTCAGTGATTCAGCTTTCGTTGAACTACCTGAAGAAATGTTAAGAGTATATTGA
- the LOC109783954 gene encoding uncharacterized protein isoform X4, which translates to MGRSNHHISTSADGTTMYKEKRSKANCTCRKKNQARVKNTSSKEFIPGGSKLLMVCQISYFEFLIITRFKLPTIEPRLPLWSTNMLNSYVALNVLHGKSNEYSRLLDKIILQMKAQEFYRNIIWNSTPTLKTYVDDMHSSFLKIGTSSSNPNLQFKSAISKNTFKVPRTKQLLAIQSPPNCPMLHVPTIIDEDKRVTIDEIFQELVNDFPRSIIYIYIFP; encoded by the exons ATGGGCCGATCGAATCATCACATCAGCACATCCGCAG ATGGAACAACGATGTACAAAGAAAAGAGAAGCAAAGCAAATTGTACATGCAGGAAAAAGAACCAAG CAAGAGTGAAAAACACAAGTAGCAAAGAGTTCATTCCTGGAGGAAGCAAGTTACTTATGGTG TGCCAGATATCCTACTTTGAGTTCCTCATAATAACTAGATTCAAGTTGCCAACCATTGAACCAAGACTCCCACTATGGTCAACAAACATGCTAAATTCATACGTGGCACTCAATGTGCTCCATGGCAAAAGCAATGAATATAGTAGACTACTG GATAAGATCATTCTTCAAATGAAAGCTCAAGAATTCTACAGAAATATCATTTGGAACTCAACACCTACCTTGAAGACCTATGTCGATGATATGCATTCTTCATTTCTGAAGATCGGGACGTCTTCCAGCAACCCAAATCTCCAATTCAAATCAGCTATTTCAAAAAACACATTCAAAGTTCCTAGGACTAAACAATTGTTGGCTATACAATCACCTCCAAATTGTCCAATGCTACATGTTCCAACAATCATTGATGAAGATAAACGAGTAACCATAGATGAAATTTTTCAAGAATTGGTCAATGATTTCCCTCGGtctatcatatatatatatatatttccctaa
- the LOC109783954 gene encoding uncharacterized protein isoform X3, giving the protein MKKIKTYYMCALAPLPVQGRWRCLPAPPVHCCRTATGLVEDIEPDGTTMYKEKRSKANCTCRKKNQARVKNTSSKEFIPGGSKLLMVCQISYFEFLIITRFKLPTIEPRLPLWSTNMLNSYVALNVLHGKSNEYSRLLDKIILQMKAQEFYRNIIWNSTPTLKTYVDDMHSSFLKIGTSSSNPNLQFKSAISKNTFKVPRTKQLLAIQSPPNCPMLHVPTIIDEDKRVTIDEIFQELVNDFPRSIIYIYIFP; this is encoded by the exons ATGAAGAAGATCAAGACCTACTACATGTGTGCTCTAGCGCCGCTGCCGGTGCAGGGGAGATGGAGGTGCCTGCCGGCACCGCCGGTACACTGTTGCCGCACCGCTACTGGATTGGTGGAAGATATCGAGCCAG ATGGAACAACGATGTACAAAGAAAAGAGAAGCAAAGCAAATTGTACATGCAGGAAAAAGAACCAAG CAAGAGTGAAAAACACAAGTAGCAAAGAGTTCATTCCTGGAGGAAGCAAGTTACTTATGGTG TGCCAGATATCCTACTTTGAGTTCCTCATAATAACTAGATTCAAGTTGCCAACCATTGAACCAAGACTCCCACTATGGTCAACAAACATGCTAAATTCATACGTGGCACTCAATGTGCTCCATGGCAAAAGCAATGAATATAGTAGACTACTG GATAAGATCATTCTTCAAATGAAAGCTCAAGAATTCTACAGAAATATCATTTGGAACTCAACACCTACCTTGAAGACCTATGTCGATGATATGCATTCTTCATTTCTGAAGATCGGGACGTCTTCCAGCAACCCAAATCTCCAATTCAAATCAGCTATTTCAAAAAACACATTCAAAGTTCCTAGGACTAAACAATTGTTGGCTATACAATCACCTCCAAATTGTCCAATGCTACATGTTCCAACAATCATTGATGAAGATAAACGAGTAACCATAGATGAAATTTTTCAAGAATTGGTCAATGATTTCCCTCGGtctatcatatatatatatatatttccctaa
- the LOC109783954 gene encoding uncharacterized protein isoform X2 — MKKIKTYYMCALAPLPVQGRWRCLPAPPVHCCRTATGLVEDIEPEQAELNEHWIPRSIPRFLSTGCERPFMLALPGNGTTMYKEKRSKANCTCRKKNQARVKNTSSKEFIPGGSKLLMVCQISYFEFLIITRFKLPTIEPRLPLWSTNMLNSYVALNVLHGKSNEYSRLLDKIILQMKAQEFYRNIIWNSTPTLKTYVDDMHSSFLKIGTSSSNPNLQFKSAISKNTFKVPRTKQLLAIQSPPNCPMLHVPTIIDEDKRVTIDEIFQELVNDFPRSIIYIYIFP, encoded by the exons ATGAAGAAGATCAAGACCTACTACATGTGTGCTCTAGCGCCGCTGCCGGTGCAGGGGAGATGGAGGTGCCTGCCGGCACCGCCGGTACACTGTTGCCGCACCGCTACTGGATTGGTGGAAGATATCGAGCCAG AACAAGCTGAACTCAATGAACATTGGATCCCTCGTAGCATCCCCCGTTTTTTATCCACTGGGTGCGAACGTCCGTTCATGCTGGCCCTTCCAGGCA ATGGAACAACGATGTACAAAGAAAAGAGAAGCAAAGCAAATTGTACATGCAGGAAAAAGAACCAAG CAAGAGTGAAAAACACAAGTAGCAAAGAGTTCATTCCTGGAGGAAGCAAGTTACTTATGGTG TGCCAGATATCCTACTTTGAGTTCCTCATAATAACTAGATTCAAGTTGCCAACCATTGAACCAAGACTCCCACTATGGTCAACAAACATGCTAAATTCATACGTGGCACTCAATGTGCTCCATGGCAAAAGCAATGAATATAGTAGACTACTG GATAAGATCATTCTTCAAATGAAAGCTCAAGAATTCTACAGAAATATCATTTGGAACTCAACACCTACCTTGAAGACCTATGTCGATGATATGCATTCTTCATTTCTGAAGATCGGGACGTCTTCCAGCAACCCAAATCTCCAATTCAAATCAGCTATTTCAAAAAACACATTCAAAGTTCCTAGGACTAAACAATTGTTGGCTATACAATCACCTCCAAATTGTCCAATGCTACATGTTCCAACAATCATTGATGAAGATAAACGAGTAACCATAGATGAAATTTTTCAAGAATTGGTCAATGATTTCCCTCGGtctatcatatatatatatatatttccctaa
- the LOC109783954 gene encoding uncharacterized protein isoform X1: MKKIKTYYMCALAPLPVQGRWRCLPAPPVHCCRTATGLVEDIEPGRNTFCFFPTPFAVTLPRSALDRKIPNHHLISSKLKNKLNSMNIGSLVASPVFYPLGANVRSCWPFQAMEQRCTKKREAKQIVHAGKRTKCQISYFEFLIITRFKLPTIEPRLPLWSTNMLNSYVALNVLHGKSNEYSRLLDKIILQMKAQEFYRNIIWNSTPTLKTYVDDMHSSFLKIGTSSSNPNLQFKSAISKNTFKVPRTKQLLAIQSPPNCPMLHVPTIIDEDKRVTIDEIFQELVNDFPRSIIYIYIFP, encoded by the exons ATGAAGAAGATCAAGACCTACTACATGTGTGCTCTAGCGCCGCTGCCGGTGCAGGGGAGATGGAGGTGCCTGCCGGCACCGCCGGTACACTGTTGCCGCACCGCTACTGGATTGGTGGAAGATATCGAGCCAG GCAGAAATACATTTTGCTTCTTCCCCACTCCATTCGCTGTCACGCTCCCGAGATCTGCTCTTGACAGGAAAATCCCCAACCATCATTTGATCAGCTCCAAACTAAAG AACAAGCTGAACTCAATGAACATTGGATCCCTCGTAGCATCCCCCGTTTTTTATCCACTGGGTGCGAACGTCCGTTCATGCTGGCCCTTCCAGGCA ATGGAACAACGATGTACAAAGAAAAGAGAAGCAAAGCAAATTGTACATGCAGGAAAAAGAACCAAG TGCCAGATATCCTACTTTGAGTTCCTCATAATAACTAGATTCAAGTTGCCAACCATTGAACCAAGACTCCCACTATGGTCAACAAACATGCTAAATTCATACGTGGCACTCAATGTGCTCCATGGCAAAAGCAATGAATATAGTAGACTACTG GATAAGATCATTCTTCAAATGAAAGCTCAAGAATTCTACAGAAATATCATTTGGAACTCAACACCTACCTTGAAGACCTATGTCGATGATATGCATTCTTCATTTCTGAAGATCGGGACGTCTTCCAGCAACCCAAATCTCCAATTCAAATCAGCTATTTCAAAAAACACATTCAAAGTTCCTAGGACTAAACAATTGTTGGCTATACAATCACCTCCAAATTGTCCAATGCTACATGTTCCAACAATCATTGATGAAGATAAACGAGTAACCATAGATGAAATTTTTCAAGAATTGGTCAATGATTTCCCTCGGtctatcatatatatatatatatttccctaa
- the LOC109783954 gene encoding uncharacterized protein isoform X7, with protein sequence MKKIKTYYMCALAPLPVQGRWRCLPAPPVHCCRTATGLVEDIEPDGTTMYKEKRSKANCTCRKKNQARVKNTSSKEFIPGGSKLLMVCQISYFEFLIITRFKLPTIEPRLPLWSTNMLNSYVALNVLHGKSNEYSRLLIKHISYTIFSDSAFVELPEEMLRVY encoded by the exons ATGAAGAAGATCAAGACCTACTACATGTGTGCTCTAGCGCCGCTGCCGGTGCAGGGGAGATGGAGGTGCCTGCCGGCACCGCCGGTACACTGTTGCCGCACCGCTACTGGATTGGTGGAAGATATCGAGCCAG ATGGAACAACGATGTACAAAGAAAAGAGAAGCAAAGCAAATTGTACATGCAGGAAAAAGAACCAAG CAAGAGTGAAAAACACAAGTAGCAAAGAGTTCATTCCTGGAGGAAGCAAGTTACTTATGGTG TGCCAGATATCCTACTTTGAGTTCCTCATAATAACTAGATTCAAGTTGCCAACCATTGAACCAAGACTCCCACTATGGTCAACAAACATGCTAAATTCATACGTGGCACTCAATGTGCTCCATGGCAAAAGCAATGAATATAGTAGACTACTG ATAAAGCACATCTCCTATACTATATTCAGTGATTCAGCTTTCGTTGAACTACCTGAAGAAATGTTAAGAGTATATTGA
- the LOC109783954 gene encoding uncharacterized protein isoform X5, producing the protein MKKIKTYYMCALAPLPVQGRWRCLPAPPVHCCRTATGLVEDIEPGRNTFCFFPTPFAVTLPRSALDRKIPNHHLISSKLKNKLNSMNIGSLVASPVFYPLGANVRSCWPFQAMEQRCTKKREAKQIVHAGKRTKCQISYFEFLIITRFKLPTIEPRLPLWSTNMLNSYVALNVLHGKSNEYSRLLIKHISYTIFSDSAFVELPEEMLRVY; encoded by the exons ATGAAGAAGATCAAGACCTACTACATGTGTGCTCTAGCGCCGCTGCCGGTGCAGGGGAGATGGAGGTGCCTGCCGGCACCGCCGGTACACTGTTGCCGCACCGCTACTGGATTGGTGGAAGATATCGAGCCAG GCAGAAATACATTTTGCTTCTTCCCCACTCCATTCGCTGTCACGCTCCCGAGATCTGCTCTTGACAGGAAAATCCCCAACCATCATTTGATCAGCTCCAAACTAAAG AACAAGCTGAACTCAATGAACATTGGATCCCTCGTAGCATCCCCCGTTTTTTATCCACTGGGTGCGAACGTCCGTTCATGCTGGCCCTTCCAGGCA ATGGAACAACGATGTACAAAGAAAAGAGAAGCAAAGCAAATTGTACATGCAGGAAAAAGAACCAAG TGCCAGATATCCTACTTTGAGTTCCTCATAATAACTAGATTCAAGTTGCCAACCATTGAACCAAGACTCCCACTATGGTCAACAAACATGCTAAATTCATACGTGGCACTCAATGTGCTCCATGGCAAAAGCAATGAATATAGTAGACTACTG ATAAAGCACATCTCCTATACTATATTCAGTGATTCAGCTTTCGTTGAACTACCTGAAGAAATGTTAAGAGTATATTGA
- the LOC109783954 gene encoding uncharacterized protein isoform X6, protein MKKIKTYYMCALAPLPVQGRWRCLPAPPVHCCRTATGLVEDIEPEQAELNEHWIPRSIPRFLSTGCERPFMLALPGNGTTMYKEKRSKANCTCRKKNQARVKNTSSKEFIPGGSKLLMVCQISYFEFLIITRFKLPTIEPRLPLWSTNMLNSYVALNVLHGKSNEYSRLLIKHISYTIFSDSAFVELPEEMLRVY, encoded by the exons ATGAAGAAGATCAAGACCTACTACATGTGTGCTCTAGCGCCGCTGCCGGTGCAGGGGAGATGGAGGTGCCTGCCGGCACCGCCGGTACACTGTTGCCGCACCGCTACTGGATTGGTGGAAGATATCGAGCCAG AACAAGCTGAACTCAATGAACATTGGATCCCTCGTAGCATCCCCCGTTTTTTATCCACTGGGTGCGAACGTCCGTTCATGCTGGCCCTTCCAGGCA ATGGAACAACGATGTACAAAGAAAAGAGAAGCAAAGCAAATTGTACATGCAGGAAAAAGAACCAAG CAAGAGTGAAAAACACAAGTAGCAAAGAGTTCATTCCTGGAGGAAGCAAGTTACTTATGGTG TGCCAGATATCCTACTTTGAGTTCCTCATAATAACTAGATTCAAGTTGCCAACCATTGAACCAAGACTCCCACTATGGTCAACAAACATGCTAAATTCATACGTGGCACTCAATGTGCTCCATGGCAAAAGCAATGAATATAGTAGACTACTG ATAAAGCACATCTCCTATACTATATTCAGTGATTCAGCTTTCGTTGAACTACCTGAAGAAATGTTAAGAGTATATTGA